The window ACCATTTTATGGGTATTTAGAAATACCATTAACGTGGGTATTATTGCTCTTGTTATTGTTTTTCAACCTGAACTTAGAAGTGCCCTGGAGCAGTTAGGAAGACGTGATTTTGTATCCACGTTCATGATATTTGATGATGATAATAAAGAGCGTATTACATTACAGTCCATTGAGGAACTGATTAAAGCCATTAATCAGATGTCCAAGTATAAAACAGGGGCTCTCATTGTTATTGAAAGAGAAGTGGGACTTGGTGAGTATGAAAGAACTGGTATACCTATTCATGCGGATATTTCAAGTGAGCTGCTGATTAATATATTTGAGCATAATACCCCTTTACATGATGGTGCTGTCATCATTCGACATAATCAGATTGTTGCAGCCACATGTTACTTACCTCTCTCCGATAATATGAGCCTGAGCAAAGAACTTGGGACAAGGCATCGTGCTGCTGTGGGTATCACAGAAGTATCGGATAGTGTGGTCATTATTATATCTGAAGAAACAGGTAAGATTTCCATGGCTATGGGTGG is drawn from Vallitalea pronyensis and contains these coding sequences:
- the cdaA gene encoding diadenylate cyclase CdaA; amino-acid sequence: MQQFSFDMIWESFTKFDLPMIRIKDVIEMCLIAFAIYQLLKWIRGTRAWTLFKGMIIIFIVFFLASVLKLHTILWVFRNTINVGIIALVIVFQPELRSALEQLGRRDFVSTFMIFDDDNKERITLQSIEELIKAINQMSKYKTGALIVIEREVGLGEYERTGIPIHADISSELLINIFEHNTPLHDGAVIIRHNQIVAATCYLPLSDNMSLSKELGTRHRAAVGITEVSDSVVIIISEETGKISMAMGGNIIRNVDSDYLRNKLAYQKKTADIKKFKLWKGRQKDG